Below is a genomic region from Chromatiaceae bacterium.
AGACCGACAGCGCGGTCAATCTGGGCGACATCGAGCTGTTCTGAACAGCCGCCGGAGCGGATCCGGCTTTGATCGGCCGCGCCGCTCCCGTAACATTTGACGGTTCAGTCTCCAACGACCGTCAGCATGGACACGATTCACATCCGCGGTGCGCGCACCCACAACCTCAAGAACATCGACCTCGAGCTGCCGCGCGACCGGTTGATCGTGATCACCGGCCTGTCCGGCTCGGGCAAGTCGTCGCTGGCGTTCGACACCATCTACGCCGAGGGACAACGCCGCTACGTCGAGTCGCTGTCGGCCTATGCCCGCCAGTTCCTGTCGATGATGGAGAAGCCGGACGTCGACCACATCGAGGGACTGTCGCCGGCGATCTCGATCGAGCAGAAGACCACCAGCCACAACCCGCGCTCGACCGTCGGCACCATCACCGAGATCTACGACTACCTGCGCCTGCTGTATGCCCGCGCCGGGACGCCGCGCTGCCCGACTCACGGCGAGCGCCTCGAGGCGCAGACCGTGAGCCAGATGGTCGACCTGGTGCTGGCGCTGCCCGAGGGCAGCAAGCTGATGCTGCTGGCGCCGGTGATCTCGGAACGCAAGGGCGAGTACCACAAGCTGCTCGCCGAACTGCACGCCCAGGGCTATATCCGCGCGCGCATCGACGGCGAGATCTTCGAACTGGACGCGCCGCCGGATCTCGAACTGCACAAGAAACACACGATCGAGGTCGTGGTCGACCGCTTCAAGGTGCGCAGTGACATCGCGTTGCGCCTGGCCGAATCGTTCGAGACCGCGCTGCACCTCGCCGAGGGTGTCGCACGGGTCGCCTGGATGGACACGGATCCCGAGAATCCCCAGCCCGAACTGGTCTTCTCGGCGAACTTCGCGTGCCCGGTGTGCGGTTACAGCATCGAGGAACTGGAACCCCGGCTGTTCTCGTTCAACAACCCGGTCGGCGCCTGCCCGACCTGCGACGGGCTCGGCGTCGAACAGTTCTTCGACCCGGACAAGATCGTCGCCAACCCGGAACTCTCGCTGGCCGGCGGCGCGGTGCGCGGCTGGGACCGGCGCAACGCCTACTACTACCAGATGATCCGCTCGCTCGCGAAGCACTTCGGATTCGATCCGGAGACCGCCTGGCAGGCGCTCCCGGACGAGGTCCGCCAGGTGATCCTCGGTGGCAGCGGCTTCGAGGCGATCGAGTTCAGCTATTTCAACGAGCGCGGCCGGGTGGTGAAGAAGAGCCACCCGTTCGAGGGCATCGTCAACAACATGAAGCGCCGCTACCACGAGACCGAATCCAATGCGGTGCGTGAGGAACTGGCACGCTATATCTCGTCGCAGCCGTGCCCGGACTGCCAGGGGACGCGGCTCAACGAGGCGGCGCGCAACGTGTTCGTCGCGGACCACAACCTGCCGACGGTGACCGCGATGGCGGTCGAGCGCAGCCTGGCGTTCTTCGACCAACTCGATCTTCCCGGCAAGCAGGGCAAGATCGCCGCGAAGATCGTGAAGGAGATCGACGACCGCCTGCGCTTCCTGGTCAACGTCGGCCTGAACTATCTGACCCTGGACCGCAGCGCCGAGACCCTGTCCGGCGGCGAGGCACAGCGCATCCGCCTGGCCAGCCAGATCGGCGCGGGCCTGGTCGGGGTGATGTACGTGCTCGACGAACCCTCGATCGGCCTGCATCAGCGCGACAACGAGCGCCTGCTGAAGACCCTGACCTACCTGCGCGACCTCGGCAACACCGTGATCGTGGTTGAACACGACGAGGACGCGATCCGCAGCGCGGACCATATCGTCGACATAGGCCCCGGCGCCGGCGTGCACGGCGGGCGGGTGATCGCCGAGGGTGACGTGGACGCGATCTGCGCCGAACCCGA
It encodes:
- the uvrA gene encoding excinuclease ABC subunit UvrA; the protein is MDTIHIRGARTHNLKNIDLELPRDRLIVITGLSGSGKSSLAFDTIYAEGQRRYVESLSAYARQFLSMMEKPDVDHIEGLSPAISIEQKTTSHNPRSTVGTITEIYDYLRLLYARAGTPRCPTHGERLEAQTVSQMVDLVLALPEGSKLMLLAPVISERKGEYHKLLAELHAQGYIRARIDGEIFELDAPPDLELHKKHTIEVVVDRFKVRSDIALRLAESFETALHLAEGVARVAWMDTDPENPQPELVFSANFACPVCGYSIEELEPRLFSFNNPVGACPTCDGLGVEQFFDPDKIVANPELSLAGGAVRGWDRRNAYYYQMIRSLAKHFGFDPETAWQALPDEVRQVILGGSGFEAIEFSYFNERGRVVKKSHPFEGIVNNMKRRYHETESNAVREELARYISSQPCPDCQGTRLNEAARNVFVADHNLPTVTAMAVERSLAFFDQLDLPGKQGKIAAKIVKEIDDRLRFLVNVGLNYLTLDRSAETLSGGEAQRIRLASQIGAGLVGVMYVLDEPSIGLHQRDNERLLKTLTYLRDLGNTVIVVEHDEDAIRSADHIVDIGPGAGVHGGRVIAEGDVDAICAEPESITGDYLAGRERIAIPDTRHPIDRKRLLKVEGARGNNLKAVKLEVPAGLFTCVTGVSGSGKSTLINDTLYPITANHLNGASHTIAPFRRVTGLKHFDKVVDIDQSPIGRTPRSNPATYTGLFTPIRELFAAVPESRSRGYSPGRFSFNVKGGRCEACKGDGVIKVEMHFLPDIYVQCDVCKGKRYNRETLEIQYKGRRINEVLDMTVEDALAFFDAVPVIKRKLQTLMDVGLSYITLGQNATTLSGGEAQRVKLSRELSKRDTGRTLYILDEPTTGLHFHDVRQLLGVLHRLRDHGNSIVVIEHNLDVIKTADWIIDLGPEGGDGGGEIIATGTPEEIAGMAHSHTGRFLAPVLEKP